A portion of the Daphnia magna isolate NIES linkage group LG4, ASM2063170v1.1, whole genome shotgun sequence genome contains these proteins:
- the LOC123471146 gene encoding Down syndrome cell adhesion molecule-like protein Dscam2 isoform X2, with product MVQLSISSVQREDEGIYQCLTSNDEGDWAQASAQLAIGAFPPHLKETFSRQVVHPGSSVSLKCLASGTPLPHFTWTLDGFPLSPVSERYFLGQQQQTGHDDLVVAHLNITHVRVEDGGNYKAFVAFVRTVCSGESSGSRRAFSQFAYLLQFNGSLTIDPLDKSSDAGLYSCEVRGQNGLSARQSLQLNILGRFFAAS from the exons ATGGTCCAGTTATCCATTTCGTCCGTCCAACGTGAAGATGAGGGAATATACCAATGCCTGACATCCAATGACGAAGGAGATTGGGCCCAAGCATCGGCCCAGCTGGCCATTGGAGCATTTCCTCCTCATTTGAAAGAAACGTTCAGTCGGCAAGTTGTACATCCGGGAAGTTCAGTCTCGTTGAAATGTTTGGCCTCTGGCACTCCGCTGCCTCATTTCACTTGGACGCTGGACGGGTTTCCGTTATCGCCCGTTTCCGAACGATATTTCCTCGgccagcagcaacaaacgGGTCACGACGATCTTGTAGTGGCTCATCTCAACATAACCCACGTCCGAGTCGAAGACGGAGGCAATTACAAA GCGTTTGTGGCGTTTGTGCGAACAGTGTGTAGCGGAGAATCGAGTGGGTCGCGTAGAGCATTCAGCCAATTTGCATATTTACTTCAATTCAATGGCAGTTTGACGATCGATCCGTTGGATAAGAGCAGCGACGCCGGTCTTTATAGTTGCGAGGTGCGTGGCCAGAACGGACTCTCGGCTCGCCAGTCACTTCAACTCAACATCCTCG
- the LOC123471145 gene encoding uncharacterized protein LOC123471145 isoform X1 yields MACAEQGHVKSVFVEVEENDKLENDCFEVSFVNSGGTVGDNDCVMQQLRLKSKRVEQLFGASEICFKQQSLKFQGKWVNLSETSPIKDSATLKCVIKPKALNVDALQASCNTSTCSDVTVLLNPPPVNVENSVEENNIMSLDYTVDIVSRSETQDDNSLSGSGIDENSDDTLVLPNRRPCTLAHTQSTLNKQPQSFEVPKDYKLPTCFSPIVDNKLSSKAALNDIEYNVICREVGRSLKPYGTHPQVYQLAAVSRSVFQKWPSMACFKGGIEEEFQQFFTLKLRRYFERQREKETKSRVAMQLLTILITPRKKDKHAHRHFFDQREESASTQSSIDEIKRPAPFILAIGAELYVVTAGQVFFKFGSQSSTEAILALLAAYYIFDLEYSKYVKSALFFLQSYCMKEPDRVTNSCSALNVFLSLIECYKDRSSQ; encoded by the exons ATGGCTTGCGCTGAACAAGGGCATGTAAAGAGCGTGTTTGTAGAAGTGGaagaaaatgacaaattaGAAAACGATTGCTTTGAGGTGTCTTTTGTAAATTCTGGTGGTACTGTAGGTGACAACGATTGTGTCATGCAACAGTTGCGGCTTAAAAGTAAACGCGTGGAACAATTGTTCGGAGCCTCAGAAATTTGTTTTAAGCAGCAGAGTTTGAAATTTCAAGGAAAATGGGTAAATTTGTCAGAGACCTCTCCTATTAAAGACAGTGCCACGTTAAAGTGTGTGATAAAACCCAAAGCGTTGAATGTTGATGCACTCCAAG CCTCATGTAATACCAGCACATGCTCTGATGTTACAGTCTTGCTTAATCCTCCCCCTGTGAACGTTGAAAATTCTGTGGAAGAGAACAACATTATGAGCTTAGACTACACTGTAGACATCGTCAGTAGAAGTGAAACTCAAG ACGATAACAGTCTATCAGGTAGTGGCATTGATGAGAACTCTGATGACACTTTGGTCTTACCAAACAGAAGACCCTGCACACTAGCTCATA CCCAATCAACACTGAATAAGCAACCACAGAGTTTTGAGGTGCCAAAGGACTACAAGTTACCAACATGCTTTAGTCCGATAGTGGATAATAAATTGTCAAGCAAGGCAGCCCTCAACGACATTGAGTACAATGTAATCTGCAGGGAGGTTGGTCGTTCCCTGAAACCATACGGCACACACCCTCAAGTTTACCAACTTGCAGCTGTCAGTCGGAGTGTTTTCCAGAAGTGGCCCAGTATGGCATGCTTCAAAGGTGGTATAGAGGAGGAGTTTCAG CAATTTTTTACATTAAAATTGCGGCGTTATTTCGAACGGCAACGGGAGAAAGAAACTAAGTCTAGGGTTGCAATGCAACTTCTTACGATACTCATCACACCCaggaaaaaagacaaacatgCACACAGGCACTTTTTTGACCAACGAGAA gaATCTGCCTCAACGCAGAGCTCGATCGATGAAATTAAACGGCCAGCTCCATTTATTCTCGCCATCGGGGCTGAGCTGTATGTTGTGACAGCTgggcaagttttttttaaatttggaTCCCAAAGTAGTACCGAGGCCATTCTAGCCCTACTTGCCGCATACTACATATTTGATCTCGAGTACAGCAAGTACGTCAAGTCAGCTCTATTTTTCCTCCAAAGTTATTGCATGAAAGAACCAGATCGTGTCACAAACTCTTGTTCGGCACTGAATGTGTTCTTGAGTCTCATCGAATGCTACAAAGATCGAAGTAGTCAGTAA
- the LOC123471145 gene encoding uncharacterized protein LOC123471145 isoform X2 codes for MACAEQGHVKSVFVEVEENDKLENDCFEVSFVNSGGTVGDNDCVMQQLRLKSKRVEQLFGASEICFKQQSLKFQGKWVNLSETSPIKDSATLKCVIKPKALNVDALQVLLNPPPVNVENSVEENNIMSLDYTVDIVSRSETQDDNSLSGSGIDENSDDTLVLPNRRPCTLAHTQSTLNKQPQSFEVPKDYKLPTCFSPIVDNKLSSKAALNDIEYNVICREVGRSLKPYGTHPQVYQLAAVSRSVFQKWPSMACFKGGIEEEFQQFFTLKLRRYFERQREKETKSRVAMQLLTILITPRKKDKHAHRHFFDQREESASTQSSIDEIKRPAPFILAIGAELYVVTAGQVFFKFGSQSSTEAILALLAAYYIFDLEYSKYVKSALFFLQSYCMKEPDRVTNSCSALNVFLSLIECYKDRSSQ; via the exons ATGGCTTGCGCTGAACAAGGGCATGTAAAGAGCGTGTTTGTAGAAGTGGaagaaaatgacaaattaGAAAACGATTGCTTTGAGGTGTCTTTTGTAAATTCTGGTGGTACTGTAGGTGACAACGATTGTGTCATGCAACAGTTGCGGCTTAAAAGTAAACGCGTGGAACAATTGTTCGGAGCCTCAGAAATTTGTTTTAAGCAGCAGAGTTTGAAATTTCAAGGAAAATGGGTAAATTTGTCAGAGACCTCTCCTATTAAAGACAGTGCCACGTTAAAGTGTGTGATAAAACCCAAAGCGTTGAATGTTGATGCACTCCAAG TCTTGCTTAATCCTCCCCCTGTGAACGTTGAAAATTCTGTGGAAGAGAACAACATTATGAGCTTAGACTACACTGTAGACATCGTCAGTAGAAGTGAAACTCAAG ACGATAACAGTCTATCAGGTAGTGGCATTGATGAGAACTCTGATGACACTTTGGTCTTACCAAACAGAAGACCCTGCACACTAGCTCATA CCCAATCAACACTGAATAAGCAACCACAGAGTTTTGAGGTGCCAAAGGACTACAAGTTACCAACATGCTTTAGTCCGATAGTGGATAATAAATTGTCAAGCAAGGCAGCCCTCAACGACATTGAGTACAATGTAATCTGCAGGGAGGTTGGTCGTTCCCTGAAACCATACGGCACACACCCTCAAGTTTACCAACTTGCAGCTGTCAGTCGGAGTGTTTTCCAGAAGTGGCCCAGTATGGCATGCTTCAAAGGTGGTATAGAGGAGGAGTTTCAG CAATTTTTTACATTAAAATTGCGGCGTTATTTCGAACGGCAACGGGAGAAAGAAACTAAGTCTAGGGTTGCAATGCAACTTCTTACGATACTCATCACACCCaggaaaaaagacaaacatgCACACAGGCACTTTTTTGACCAACGAGAA gaATCTGCCTCAACGCAGAGCTCGATCGATGAAATTAAACGGCCAGCTCCATTTATTCTCGCCATCGGGGCTGAGCTGTATGTTGTGACAGCTgggcaagttttttttaaatttggaTCCCAAAGTAGTACCGAGGCCATTCTAGCCCTACTTGCCGCATACTACATATTTGATCTCGAGTACAGCAAGTACGTCAAGTCAGCTCTATTTTTCCTCCAAAGTTATTGCATGAAAGAACCAGATCGTGTCACAAACTCTTGTTCGGCACTGAATGTGTTCTTGAGTCTCATCGAATGCTACAAAGATCGAAGTAGTCAGTAA
- the LOC123471145 gene encoding uncharacterized protein LOC123471145 isoform X3 has protein sequence MACAEQGHVKSVFVEVEENDKLENDCFEVSFVNSGGTVGDNDCVMQQLRLKSKRVEQLFGASEICFKQQSLKFQGKWVNLSETSPIKDSATLKCVIKPKALNVDALQASCNTSTCSDVTVLLNPPPVNVENSVEENNIMSLDYTVDIVSRSETQDDNSLSGSGIDENSDDTLVLPNRRPCTLAHTQSTLNKQPQSFEVPKDYKLPTCFSPIVDNKLSSKAALNDIEYNVICREVGRSLKPYGTHPQVYQLAAVSRSVFQKWPSMACFKGGIEEEFQQFFTLKLRRYFERQREKETKSRVAMQLLTILITPRKKDKHAHRHFFDQREESASTQSSIDEIKRPAPFILAIGAELYVVTAGQVFFKFGSQSSTEAILALLAAYYIFDLEYSKYVKSALFFLQRSK, from the exons ATGGCTTGCGCTGAACAAGGGCATGTAAAGAGCGTGTTTGTAGAAGTGGaagaaaatgacaaattaGAAAACGATTGCTTTGAGGTGTCTTTTGTAAATTCTGGTGGTACTGTAGGTGACAACGATTGTGTCATGCAACAGTTGCGGCTTAAAAGTAAACGCGTGGAACAATTGTTCGGAGCCTCAGAAATTTGTTTTAAGCAGCAGAGTTTGAAATTTCAAGGAAAATGGGTAAATTTGTCAGAGACCTCTCCTATTAAAGACAGTGCCACGTTAAAGTGTGTGATAAAACCCAAAGCGTTGAATGTTGATGCACTCCAAG CCTCATGTAATACCAGCACATGCTCTGATGTTACAGTCTTGCTTAATCCTCCCCCTGTGAACGTTGAAAATTCTGTGGAAGAGAACAACATTATGAGCTTAGACTACACTGTAGACATCGTCAGTAGAAGTGAAACTCAAG ACGATAACAGTCTATCAGGTAGTGGCATTGATGAGAACTCTGATGACACTTTGGTCTTACCAAACAGAAGACCCTGCACACTAGCTCATA CCCAATCAACACTGAATAAGCAACCACAGAGTTTTGAGGTGCCAAAGGACTACAAGTTACCAACATGCTTTAGTCCGATAGTGGATAATAAATTGTCAAGCAAGGCAGCCCTCAACGACATTGAGTACAATGTAATCTGCAGGGAGGTTGGTCGTTCCCTGAAACCATACGGCACACACCCTCAAGTTTACCAACTTGCAGCTGTCAGTCGGAGTGTTTTCCAGAAGTGGCCCAGTATGGCATGCTTCAAAGGTGGTATAGAGGAGGAGTTTCAG CAATTTTTTACATTAAAATTGCGGCGTTATTTCGAACGGCAACGGGAGAAAGAAACTAAGTCTAGGGTTGCAATGCAACTTCTTACGATACTCATCACACCCaggaaaaaagacaaacatgCACACAGGCACTTTTTTGACCAACGAGAA gaATCTGCCTCAACGCAGAGCTCGATCGATGAAATTAAACGGCCAGCTCCATTTATTCTCGCCATCGGGGCTGAGCTGTATGTTGTGACAGCTgggcaagttttttttaaatttggaTCCCAAAGTAGTACCGAGGCCATTCTAGCCCTACTTGCCGCATACTACATATTTGATCTCGAGTACAGCAAGTACGTCAAGTCAGCTCTATTTTTCCTCCAAAG ATCGAAGTAG
- the LOC123471414 gene encoding serine/threonine-protein kinase/endoribonuclease IRE1-like codes for MWKTEFYRLELLGKGKSAGVYRGKCNSKDCAVKRVQREKVKECEEKVMENLKGHPNIVELLYCEPVGEFVHYVLELCAASLEKLFLKPDDPERYKGPPMPHDLHIFHQLALGLEYIHSKNLIHRDIKPENILISVRGAGQDAEITIKWADFGLSREVNKGGSFSTNGGVVGTEGWEAPEIGESGASWQEGKFAILNLDELCERGFIEIIHSQRCLSCAHLYNN; via the exons ATGTGGAAAACTGAGTTCTACCGCCTTGAGCTGCTAGGAAAAGGTAAATCTGCCGGCGTTTATCGAGGAAAGTGTAATAGTAAAGATTGCGCAGTAAAAAGAGTTCAACGAGAAAAAGTCAAAGAATGCGAAGAAAAGGTTATGGAAAATTTGAAAGGTCATCCAAACATCGTCGAGCTTCTCTACTGTGAACCAGTTGGAGAATTCGT TCACTACGTATTGGAATTGTGTGCCGCCTCATTAGAAAAGCTGTTCCTGAAACCGGATGACCCGGAACGATACAAAGGACCGCCCATGCCACATGATCTCCACATTTTCCATCAATTAGCTTTAGGTCTCGAGTACATCCATTCGAAGAACTTAATTCATCGAGACATTAAACCGGAAAACATCCTTATCTCGGTGCGAGGCGCCGGCCAAGACGCCGAGATAACAATCAAGTGGGCAGACTTTGGGCTGTCCAGAGAAGTGAATAAAGGGGGAAGCTTCTCGACCAACGGTGGAGTCGTAGGAACTGAAGGCTGGGAAGCTCCCGaaataggggagagtggggctagttggcaggagggcaagtttgcaattcttaatttagacgaattgtgtgaaagaggttttattgaaataattcatagtcaaagatgtttatcgtgcgcacatttgt ATAATAATTGA
- the LOC123471415 gene encoding calcium/calmodulin-dependent protein kinase type II subunit gamma-like: protein MFYYLDIKNKKKMEIWIDREAFLGQGGFGHVLKGKYGGREVAVKRVELRFVNKNEEEALRALDHPNVVKLLHCDSDEDFRMYVLELCDASLDQLFLEPNHPKKYDGPMPRYIHVFLQLASGLKHIHSKLIIHRDIKPQNVLISKTPASRSNEVTIKWADFGLSKSVDEKGNHSWSGVRGTINWYAPEVLKISNDTKEAEKAKKHKGTVKSDVFALGLVFGFLFLKGEHVYGSSEREIYNNVITKQPINLKKIDGELLEIYQNNLLQKMLENDPSKRMTSEEVVEQLKSIEDKLAEKEEQLRQLCASPNPRSDITRKIKDLICFGIDVNAKNQFGCNALHRLCRYNSTPQLIEAIKVLIELGIDLNVKTKDGLSALHLLCSNNSTPHLIEAIKVLIELGIDKDAKTNAGSSALHLLCSNNSTPHLIEAIKVLIELGIELNAKDQDGWNALHFLCRFNSTPHLIEAIKVLIELGIELNAKDQDGLSALHLLCSNNSTPHLIEAIKVLIELGIELNAKDQDGLSALHLLCSNNSTPHLIEAIKVLIELGIDKDAKTNAGSSALHLLFLIELGIELNAKILDQDDECTSDFVCRRFNSTPT, encoded by the exons ATGTTTTACTACTTGGATAtcaaaaataagaagaaaatggaaatttgGATCGACCGTGAGGCTTTCTTAGGGCAAGGTGGCTTTGGTCATGTGCTTAAAGGAAAGTATGGAGGCCGTGAAGTCGCAGTAAAAAGAGTTGAACTACGTTTCGTCAacaaaaacgaagaagaagcttTGCGAGCGTTAGATCATCCAAACGTCGTCAAACTTCTTCACTGTGACAGTGATGAAGACTTTAG GATGTATGTATTGGAATTATGCGACGCCTCTTTAGATCAGCTCTTCCTGGAGCCGAATCACCCAAAGAAATACGACGGACCTATGCCACGTTATATTCACGTTTTTCTTCAGTTAGCTTCGGGGCTCAAACACATCCATTCGAAGCTAATCATCCACAGAGACATCAAACCGCAAAACGTGCTCATTTCAAAGACACCTGCCAGTCGAAGCAATGAGGTAACAATAAAATGGGCTGATTTTGGATTGTCCAAATCCGTAgatgaaaaaggaaatcacTCGTGGTCTGGAGTAAGAGGAACCATAAATTGGTACGCCCCCGAGGTGCTGAAGATAAGCAATGACACAAAAGAGGCAGAAAAGGCAAAAAAGCATAAAGGAACAGTCAAGAGCGATGTATTTGCCCTAGGCCTTGTCTTTgggtttcttttcttgaaagGAGAACATGTCTATGGTTCCAGTGAAAGAGAAATTTACAATAACGTAATTACAAAGCAACCGATCAACTTGAAGA AAATTGACGGTGAATTACTCGAAATTTATCAGAATAACCTACTTCagaaaatgttggaaaatgATCCTAGCAAGAGGATGACATCAGAAGAAGTAGTCGAACAACTGAAATCTATCGAGGACAAG CTTGCAGAAAAAGAGGAACAATTGCGTCAGCTATGTGCAAGTCCTAACCCTCGGTCAGATATAACCAGAAAAATCAAAGACTTGATTTGCTTTGGAATCGACGTGAATGCAAAGAACCAATTTGGATGCAATGCGCTTCATCGTCTGTGTCGTTACAATTCCACCCCACAactaatcgaggcaattaaagtcttgatcgaactcggcatcgacttgaacgtaaaaacaaaagatggattgagtgcgcttcatcttttgtgttccaacaattcaaccccccacttaatcgaggcaattaaagtcttgatcgaactcggcatcgacaaggacgcaaaaaCCAACGCTGGATCGagtgcgcttcatcttttgtgttccaacaattcaaccccccacttaatcgaggcaattaaagtcttgatcgaactcggcatcgaatTGAACGCAAAGGACCaagatggatggaatgcgcttcattttttgtgtcgtttcaattcaaccccccacttaatcgaggcaattaaagtcttgatcgaactcggcatcgaatTGAACGCAAAGGACCAAGATGGATTGagtgcgcttcatcttttgtgttccaacaattcaaccccccacttaatcgaggcaattaaagtcttgatcgaactcggcatcgaatTGAACGCAAAGGACCAAGATGGATTGagtgcgcttcatcttttgtgttccaacaattcaaccccccacttaatcgaggcaattaaagtcttgatcgaactcggcatcgacaaggacgcaaaaaCCAACGCTGGATCGagtgcgcttcatcttttgt tcttgatcgaactcggcatcgaatTGAACGCAAAAATCCTGGACCAAGATGATGAATGCACTTCGGATTTTGTTTGTCGTCGTTTCAATTCAAcccccacttaa
- the LOC116934839 gene encoding serine/threonine-protein kinase/endoribonuclease IRE1-like, giving the protein MEIWIDRNAVLGRGGFGHVLKGKYGGREVAVKRVELRFVNEKEEEALRALDHPNVVKLLHCDSNDDFRMYVLELCDASLDQLFLEPNHPKKYDGPMPRYIHVFLQLASGLKHIHSKQIIHRDIKPQNVLISKTPASRSNEVTIKWADFGLSKSVDERGYHLWSGVRGTKNWYAPEVLKISNNTKEAEEAKKLEGTVKSDVFTLGLVFGFLFLKGEHVYGSSEREIYDNVIAKQPINLKKTDRKLLEIYQNNLLQKMLENDPSKRMTSAEVVEQLKSIEDKLAEKEEQLRDLCAGREPLDIFNFEFYLPLTRKIQNLIRFGIDVNAKNQFGLNALHLLCQHNSGRHLIEAIKVLIDFGIDKDAKTEKGWNALHLLCANSSSPHLIEAIQVLIKFGIDKDAKQINGGNALHLLCSNSSSPHLVEAIQELIKLGIDKDAKFRVICEYSPSILKTMESARHHIQLVMEGGKKYGLVPQ; this is encoded by the exons atggaaatttgGATCGACCGTAATGCTGTCTTAGGTAGAGGTGGCTTTGGTCATGTGCTTAAAGGAAAGTATGGAGGCCGTGAAGTCGCAGTAAAAAGAGTTGAACTACGTTTCGtcaacgaaaaagaagaagaagctttgCGAGCGTTAGATCATCCAAACGTCGTCAAACTTCTTCACTGTGACAGTAATGACGACTTTAG GATGTATGTATTGGAATTATGCGACGCCTCTTTAGATCAGCTCTTCCTGGAGCCGAATCACCCAAAGAAATACGACGGACCTATGCCACGTTATATTCACGTTTTTCTTCAGTTAGCTTCGGGGCTCAAACACATCCATTCGAAGCAAATAATCCACAGAGACATAAAACCGCAAAACGTGCTCATTTCAAAGACACCTGCCAGCCGAAGCAATGAGGTAACAATCAAATGGGCTGATTTTGGATTGTCCAAATCCGTAGATGAACGTGGATATCACTTGTGGTCTGGAGTAAGAGGAACCAAAAATTGGTACGCCCCCGAGGTGCTGAAGATAAGCAATAACACAAAAGAGGCAGAAGAGGCAAAAAAGCTTGAAGGAACAGTCAAGAGCGATGTATTCACCCTAGGCCTTGTCTTCgggtttcttttcttgaaagGAGAACATGTTTATGGTTCCAGTGAAAGAGAAATTTACGACAACGTAATTGCAAAGCAACCGATCAACTTGAAGA AAACTGACAGAAAATTACTAGAAATTTATCAGAATAACCTACTTCagaaaatgttggaaaatgATCCTAGCAAAAGGATGACATCGGCAGAAGTAGTCGAACAACTGAAATCTATCGAGGACAAG CTTGCAGAAAAAGAGGAACAATTGCGTGATCTATGTGCTGGTCGTGAACCTCTTGATAttttcaatttcgaattttatCTTCctttaacaagaaaaatccAAAACTTGATTCGCTTTGGAATCGACGTGAATGCAAAGAACCAATTTGGATTAAATGCACTTCATCTCTTGTGTCAACACAATTCCGGTagacacttaatcgaggcaattaaagtatTGATCGATTTTGgtatcgacaaggacgcaaagacggaaaagggttggaatgcacttcatcttttgtgcgctaacagttccagtccacacttaatcgaggcaattcaagTCTTGATCAAATTCGgaatcgacaaggacgcaaagcaGATCAACGGtgggaatgcacttcatcttttgtgctcaaacagttccagtccacacttagtcgaggctattcaagaattgatcaaactcggcatcgacaaggacgcaaag TTCCGAGTTATTTGCGAGTATTCACCCAGCATATTGAAGACAATGGAATCTGCACGTCATCAC ATCCAATTGGTTATGGAAGGTGGTAAAAAGTACGGATTAGTCCCTCAATAG